AGCCGGCAAGGAAACTCGCTGGCAGCAGTTCTATATCGCATTTTTCGTTTTTGTTTTAAATATTGTCGGTGCAGCTCTGATCGGTTTGGGATTACTGGTTACAATTCCGCTTTCTTATATTTTACTTGAGACATATTATTTGAGAATGGATGAGTTCGAGTTGTTTGATAATTGATTTTTTGCTCACGGATTTCAGGGATTAACACGGATAAACTAAACTTACCAACTTTACTCGTTTCAATGCTCTTGCATTTTTTCTATATAAAAATTCAATTTATCAATTGACAATAATAATTGAAAAACTGCTTTTAACTTTTGATTTTTGGAGATAGAATAATGTCAAATTTTGCTGAATTAATGACGATTAAAGAAGCTAGTAAGTGGGCTTCGGAGTATTTGCGGAGGAACATTACCGCTTCAAATATTTCTTATCTTATCCAATATGGAAGAGTAAGAAAAATTGGGAATAATTCAGAAACGAGAGTGAAAAAAATAGATTTATTGAAATATTACGATTCCTATATCGGAAAAAAAGAACATAAATGGAAACAAAAGTTAGGGAACGACTTAAATTGGGCTTTATCCTTTGACCAATATAAAGAAAAAGATACAACCAAACATGTGCATCGCCTTCATCCTTACAAAGGAAAATTCATTCCGCAACTGGTTGAATACTTTTTGGATGAACATACTGACTCATTTAAACAAAAGGTTTATTTCCACAAAAATGATATTATTTTAGATCCGTTTTGCGGCAGTGGCACAACTTTAGTGCAAGCAAACGAATTGGGAATTAATGCGATTGGGATAGATATTTCTAAATTTAATACTCAAATTACAAACACAAAAATAGGAAA
This DNA window, taken from Candidatus Cloacimonadota bacterium, encodes the following:
- a CDS encoding site-specific DNA-methyltransferase codes for the protein MSNFAELMTIKEASKWASEYLRRNITASNISYLIQYGRVRKIGNNSETRVKKIDLLKYYDSYIGKKEHKWKQKLGNDLNWALSFDQYKEKDTTKHVHRLHPYKGKFIPQLVEYFLDEHTDSFKQKVYFHKNDIILDPFCGSGTTLVQANELGINAIGIDISKFNTQITNTKIGKYDFVELKNEIRNITHRYAEFIHNSNSVLFEKKLLNELAEFNNRYFPTPDFKYEVRNKEIDEWKYGREKEKEFYSIF